aatttattttaaaactcaCCAAACCGTAGCAAAAATGCCCTAAGcgtttttttcaattcgttATTTTAATACTTCAGCACTCATCAATCTATGAAGTACAGAAAGTGAACTGTTTGGCCACAAATGAACACAACTAAGAGCACTGAAACAACTCAACCAGTGCAATTCAAGTTTcatgaattttgatttttttccccaGCTTTTTGATAGTTGAGAGGGAAGTAGGACAGTGGAATATTTTTCTCGGACTAATATCTTAGcatgattaaaataatttaaataaataaaacccatgttttgaaatctttttaatatttctatctTTGCCTTTGCCTAATCTCCCAAGGATGTCTTCCACCTGCTTAatgaaatttccaatttttctttctactGTGAAACCCCCTCCCCCTCAGAATCTTCAATGTCTGACCATCAGTGGTTTGGGGAGTCCTAAAACACTTACCTCTTCAAAAGGTGTGAGAGgtataatataattttttgcaagattgAGCTCCATCTCAATTGTGATATATTGGAATAATTTGATAGACAGGTATAATCTTGTtacttttttcattcttcgGTTATCAAAACTGAATAGTATTTCCTTGGAAATACCAATAAGTAACCTAACCTTTATGTTACCTACAGGTATTTATGAGTCTTGTCAAATATAAGACTGGGCAGAGTAATTCAGGtttcatttatgcaaaccaatcaaaaggaAAGCCTATCAAGTTAATGCCAGTTTCTCAGCCACAAACAGGAAGTTCATCTGCATCTTCTAgcacattgaaaaaaaggagTCAAGCCATTGAGAAATTTGTAGAGAGTGTAGCGTCAGCAACACAGGCGGCAGATGATGTCATACATCAGACTGCCACATCGATTAAAAGAAACAGGAATCAGTTCCTGAAGTCATTTTCAGAGGGAGGTCTTAACATCATACAGTCTTTTACACTCAAGCAGGTGAGTCACAACTACAAAGATGTGCtatttggaaacaaaatgggaaatttttagtttttacaaGTGCATTGTGCGACAACGcagcaaaataatttattagtgtGAAGTCTACATGGATAAAAGAGAACATATTCATCCTGCTAGCCCAGTGTGTGCCATTATTTCAGCTAtgcaaaacattaaaatgtaAGACAGCTTACCAAACacatagaaaaagaaatagtttCACATAAAGTGATTGCCTACATCTTAAAATCTACACTGTCTCTGTATTacacaagacaaaaacaacagccTATAACATTTTTgacatcaaaatgaaaaaaggttCAACCCACTGTCTTTCAGGTTGCAGAGCTGAAAGCCCATATGCCCATGGAGATGTTGAGGATGATCAAAAGAACCTTTAGAGATGCTCTTGGTAAGCTTTTGAACAGTAAAACACTTGTGCACTTTGATGAAGACTCATGATAATTGTTCTATCCATATCGGCAACAAGTACATACAAGAGTTTAgggcaaaaataaataaacaaagttcgaaaataaaaatctattttaaaaatgaatggTGTTTGCTGTCCTGTTTTTAAGTCCAAGATTAGGAAAGTGCTCTTTTAGGGGAGGTTGGGACGCGGGAAGCTGGGTGCACTGATTTGTTGAGCGTTCCAGCTtcatacatttctttcacaaaaaattAGCCTTGCCAATAATTTTCCTTCTTGTTTACAGGATATGACATTTTTGgtcctgaaaaagaaattcgaGAGCATTTAAAGTCTATGGAATTCGAGTACGAATGTGGGAATTTTGAAAGTTCAAATGGAAAGAAAGTGTCTTTTGTAAGAGTAGCCAATGTGTGTGATGTAGGAAAGAAATCTGTTACCCAACTGAGTGAAAGTGACTTTTTGGCTGAAAAGAGCAACATcccaaaaaatttgttttgggtACTTCTGACAGGGGACAAAGGAGGAAAATCAACGAAGTTACTGTTGCAATTTCTCAATTGTAAAGAGCAACACTCCATCCATACAGCTCGCCTGCTGGCAATTTATGAAGGTGACAAGGACAACTACCAATGCATGCAAAAGGTTTTTGGTCCTGTTATAGAGGAAACAATGAAAGTACTATCACACATTACTGAACTGGACCTAAAGGTAGACCTTACAAAAAATCCCATGAGTCCAAGTCAGCAGCCCAATTTTGACATCAGAGGGATGGGAAATTGACCTCATGAGCTTCTAGAGTTGTTCAGAAATTGTCAAAATGAGTATCGAAGCCAAAGATGTTTGTTATGTCAGAAAACAACACATTTCCAATCACATTCCTCCAATTGTGATGCCAACAACCCATCCAGTGCAAAGTATACCATTTCAGAGTTCTGGCTCAGTCTTGGAGGGGACTGGGAGTTCATAGCAAGGTTATTGGGTTTAACAGGACCCAATGGAACTTTCTTTTGTAACTTCTGTCATGCTCAGCTTAAAGATCTTGAGAAGGGGAAGCCTCACACGCCATGGCTGTTGCAGCACGGTGCCACTGCTAGTGACACACATACAAAAAAGTTCCCAGTGCGCAGTTTTGAGTCAATCTTGTCCGATAACAACAGATTTGTGAAAAGTGGTTCTGTAAAGTCAAAAGCCAACCAATTCCACAATTGTGAAAGCCTTCCAATCTACCAAGCAACTGGACCAGTTATTGACTCAGTGTCATGTATGCCCCTCCATTTGTCTCTGGGGCTTGGAAAGCAGGCACTTGAGCTGGTTGAGAGTGAAGGCATTTCACTGGATAATTCTATTAAAGAGGCAAATGGAGAGGCATCCCCAGAACTGGTTGAGGCATTCCAGAAACGAGAGGAACTGACTGTTGAGTGTGCCAATCTAGAAGAATTGTTGAAGGGTGACAATGAAGCCATTAATTCCACTGAAGAAAAGCTTCAGAGTTTTCTTGCTGAGACGGCTTCCTATCATCAAAAGGAGGGGCGAAGGTACAATGTGCAgaactaaaattaataacaaatgccatctgaaaaaaaatattgatgaaaaagaaaccttgtaAGACACATATTATCAACATGTCTTCCCTGTGTAAGTGGTTTGCAGTTCCATTAATTCTCAAGTTGACAAAATATATAGATAAAGACACATTATATATCAGTGACTTCACTTTCTAAGTCCATATGTAATTTACAATGAGcaaccattttttaaaaaggaCCTTCATCTTTGTTGTACTGTAGGTTCACTACTCACACAGTGGAAGCTGTGAAAGCAAGAGAAAGGGCATGAGACCTTAAAAAGGACAGAGATGAACAACAACACCAAGCAAAACAACATCTAGACCAGTTGAAAGCAGCCAAGGAACAATTGACTACCATCACtgctaaaataaataatttgaaagGACTTTTCCAAAGGAAATTGGATGGAGTACAAGAAAGGATGAATTTGAAGAAGCAAGTGTATCATAAAGGGGCTCTGGTTGGTAATGATGTTGTTAAAATTCTGCACCCTGGAAACATTGggaaaattgtaaattgtttcaaaCCACTGAAAGTGAAACTTCAACATGGAGAACACAAGGTTTTCAGTGACCAAAGAAGCATGAACAAGGAGTCAACATTATTGACAAAACTTTCCCAATGTTTCCAACTGTACTCACCCAGCACTCCTCTCTGTCGACACGAGGTAGCATTCCTTGCAGTCTGATGTGCCAGCTTTGGTCAGTGGTTTCCCAAAACCTTTCCAAACACCAACTTGCTTCGAAAGTTTCATGTGTTAACTTTCCATGTCCCTGAGAAAGCCATTTCTAAGCACACTGTGGGCATGGAAGCAGAACACTGCTCAGAAAGTATACACCAAGTGGTTAACAGGCGTGAAAGGACTTATGCAAGGACACAAAATACATGTGATCGCTTGGCACTGATTGCTAAGAGCCAGTGGCTTCAAAGCAACTCCACTCTAACAAATTTCAGGAAACCTAAGCACAGGAACAGATCAGATGCAATTATAATTACAAAGGAAGAATAGTGTATAAATATGATTTAATTGGAAGCTTTATCATACATTTTTGTCGGGGAATAAAATTGCACCTTTTATTTTGATCAACATTGCACAAATAATTTTAAGGAGTTGTACCATTCCCGGTGAAGTAATATTCCCTTAAGTGAGGAAAGTAATTTGCCTTTACTTTAGTTTTTCATTCCTTTGCTTATAGCACAACCTGCATTAGTGTAGCCACTCAATAAACTTTTTTGCAAGTTCAATAGCCAACCAGGAGTTTGCCTTTTGGTCAAGGATAAATGGGAGAGGGTcgaaaattattcaaaattattttcaaattatttcttaGCTTCGTCAATTCAAAAGTTCACAGGCTCTTGTTTACTCAAGTTTCCCGTGCCTGTTCTTCCCACATTTGGatcataattttgtttgtcaaaaacTTTTACATTCCCACGGACTCTCCGGCGTGCTGAGCATCAGAATATGGGCCTTTCTATTTTTACGGCCAATTTATTCTTATAGCAGAAGATAATGCGAACGCTGAAGGTGCTGTTGTGTATTGTTGTCACACTCAAATTTTAAAGCAAGATTGTCCATTCAGACCAGAAACCCAGtggttttttttgtctaaCGATCCACTTGCTTATGAAAAGATTAGACGGAAAAACACACAATATCAATTCAATAACAATCGAAGATTGATATCGATAAAGATAAAACGATATGAATTCAATTCATATAGATTGATGACGacattgatgacgtcatatacatTGATGAAGACTGATTAATTGATTGCTATcgattattagtaaatttttagctcaggataatgattttacagctttctgattggttccctaagcccataatatgagccattatcgttaagtttgaccaaataaggaaaaactgatggcgaatttcttgtgctgaaattttggaggtcggaaaagattttttcgcggcgtcatcggtaaagaaaatgtcacgatttcaggaggtttcacccgaagaaatcaagagaattgcttgaaaatttactaaaacagttattcttctcagacttgccggatatgagctgataataaccaactcggcctacagcctcgttggttatatatatcagctcatatccggcgcgtcctcaaagaataactgttaactATCGGATTTTTTAATTGCTATCGATTACTATCagattttttccctttttgctttAGCCTGTGTACATGCGTTCCTGGCCTCAGTAATACAAATAATACTGTAATACTGAGGCCAGGAATGGATGTATACACaggctattttgtttttacattgcACTGATAAAATAACTGACacataactttgaataatttttcgaCCCTCTACCATTTACACTCGACCCTTGACCAAAAGGCAAACTCACCAACCAGAGAGGGAGAACTTCTTTGATTGGCAGCACCCTCTACTTTAAAGACACGTGTGCAGCTGCATGGTTTAGTTGTTTACAGATTTATTGTCATCtgacaatttcaattttataactttattttctttttcttggttaATTTCTTTAGCCTTTCTCTTTCCAGTCTTTCCTTTAACTCTTTCCTTCTTCTCAATTCTTCTTcctcctgttttttttttttcttctgggCTTCTGAAAtgtattaatttatttagACCAAAAATGGCTTAAGTGTGTTTTTTGGtaatgataaaagaaaatcaggaaaaattaaattggcGAAGGAAAGCTGCCTTTTCTCCTCCTCGTTTTCATCTGGCCAAACAACACCTCTCGGTTTTGAAATTTTACGACGACCCCGACGACGACCAACTAAAACTGTGCTTCTTCAAACATAGAAAAACGAATATATTCAGCTAGTAGCTGAAGCCAAATGCCTTGAAAATAACATATATTAAAAGCAAAGCCCGAAAATTAAATGCACTACCTTTGTTTTGCCATTCCGAAAGAAACGAAACAAGTCGTAACCATTGAGCCGGAAAATTGAAACACACACGGCAAAATTCCCGCGCTTTTTTGAGGACGCGACGGGTCGACACAGCATTAAATAAAGAGCGGCAAATTTGTGGTAAGAAATTGTCTGACAAAATAGAACGCGTGATTGAAATATTCGCAATTGACAACTCGAGAATCTGTTGATCAAAT
The DNA window shown above is from Acropora palmata chromosome 7, jaAcrPala1.3, whole genome shotgun sequence and carries:
- the LOC141887266 gene encoding uncharacterized protein LOC141887266, whose amino-acid sequence is MLCLPEVVLLDIFRYVGIADNCNLRLTCQYVNMMCSSNYLWKFLLERDFPEAILLLDDTLLSASSVAYRCLCSATLSSKKKEKGLCTQLGELEGQFRESECKFLLENAELQQRVDSLRSKLFTLQTDRDPNTPVTKLQEQVFMSLVKYKTGQSNSGFIYANQSKGKPIKLMPVSQPQTGSSSASSSTLKKRSQAIEKFVESVASATQAADDVIHQTATSIKRNRNQFLKSFSEGGLNIIQSFTLKQVAELKAHMPMEMLRMIKRTFRDALGYDIFGPEKEIREHLKSMEFEYECGNFESSNGKKVSFVRVANVCDVGKKSVTQLSESDFLAEKSNIPKNLFWVLLTGDKGGKSTKLLLQFLNCKEQHSIHTARLLAIYEGDKDNYQCMQKVFGPVIEETMKVLSHITELDLKVDLTKNPMSPSQQPNFDIRGMGN
- the LOC141886556 gene encoding uncharacterized protein LOC141886556, yielding MPLHLSLGLGKQALELVESEGISLDNSIKEANGEASPELVEAFQKREELTVECANLEELLKGDNEAINSTEEKLQSFLAETASYHQKEGRRFTTHTVEAVKARERA